The proteins below are encoded in one region of Streptomyces cyanogenus:
- a CDS encoding 3'-5' exonuclease, whose translation MTTWYEGPLAAFDTETTGVDVETDRIVSAAVVVQDAPGTRPRVTRWLVNPGVPVPEAATAVHGLTEEHLQHNGRWPAPVMYEIAEQLAEHAALGRPLVVMNAPFDLTLLDRELRRHRASALDRWFESAPLRVLDPRVLDKHLDRYRKGRRTLTDLCEHYGVTLADAHDAAADALAALDVVRAVGRRFAARLERLSPAELHALQANWHAAQARGLQAWFARSGSEEIVSTEWPLRPELPAAA comes from the coding sequence ATGACGACCTGGTACGAGGGGCCGCTGGCCGCCTTCGACACGGAGACGACGGGCGTGGACGTCGAGACCGACCGGATCGTGTCGGCCGCCGTCGTCGTCCAGGACGCGCCGGGGACCCGGCCCCGGGTCACCCGTTGGCTGGTGAACCCGGGTGTGCCGGTGCCGGAGGCGGCGACGGCGGTGCACGGGCTGACGGAGGAGCACCTGCAGCACAACGGGCGCTGGCCGGCCCCGGTGATGTACGAGATAGCCGAGCAGCTGGCCGAGCACGCGGCGCTGGGCCGGCCGCTGGTGGTGATGAACGCGCCGTTCGATCTGACGCTGCTGGACCGGGAGTTGCGCCGGCACCGGGCGTCGGCGCTGGACCGCTGGTTCGAGTCGGCGCCGCTCAGGGTGCTGGACCCGCGGGTGCTGGACAAGCATCTGGACCGGTACCGCAAGGGCCGGCGCACGCTGACCGATCTGTGCGAGCACTACGGGGTGACGCTGGCGGACGCGCATGACGCGGCGGCGGACGCGCTGGCGGCGCTGGATGTCGTACGGGCGGTGGGCCGCCGTTTCGCGGCCCGGCTGGAGCGGCTGTCCCCCGCCGAGCTGCACGCGCTGCAGGCGAACTGGCACGCGGCGCAGGCCCGGGGCCTGCAGGCGTGGTTCGCGCGCAGCGGGTCGGAGGAGATCGTGAGCACGGAGTGGCCCCTCAGGCCGGAGCTGCCGGCGGCCGCGTGA
- a CDS encoding CGNR zinc finger domain-containing protein, which yields MLITHDTRCALDTVVDLVNTAPEDDAAADGLPDVPALTDFVRSHKMSDVGVLSEFDLSAVRRVRGRFAAIFAAPDARSAATMINELVAAAGTTPRLTDHDGYDWHVHYFAPGASVADHLAADCGMALAFFVVAGEQERLRRCEAPDCRRAFVDLSRNRSRRYCDSRTCGNRLHVAAYRARRKEAAG from the coding sequence GTGCTGATCACCCACGACACCCGGTGCGCCCTCGACACCGTGGTGGATCTGGTGAACACCGCGCCGGAGGACGACGCGGCGGCGGACGGACTGCCCGATGTCCCGGCTCTCACGGATTTCGTGCGAAGCCACAAGATGAGCGACGTGGGCGTGCTGTCGGAGTTCGACCTCTCGGCCGTGCGCAGGGTCCGGGGCCGGTTCGCGGCGATCTTCGCGGCCCCGGACGCCCGGTCCGCCGCCACGATGATCAACGAACTGGTCGCCGCGGCGGGGACCACCCCCCGCCTGACGGACCACGACGGCTACGACTGGCATGTGCACTACTTCGCACCGGGCGCCTCCGTGGCCGACCACCTCGCCGCCGACTGCGGGATGGCGCTCGCCTTCTTCGTGGTGGCCGGTGAGCAGGAACGGCTGCGGCGCTGCGAGGCCCCGGACTGCCGGCGGGCCTTCGTGGATCTGTCCCGCAACCGCTCGCGCCGCTACTGCGACAGCCGCACCTGCGGGAACCGGCTGCACGTCGCCGCGTACCGGGCCCGGCGCAAGGAGGCGGCGGGCTGA
- a CDS encoding SsgA family sporulation/cell division regulator, translating to MNTTVSCELHLRLVVSSESSLPVPAGLRYDTADPYAVHATFHTGAEETVEWVFARDLLAEGLHRPTGTGDVRVWPSRSHGQGVVCIALSSPEGEALLEAPARALESFLKRTDAAVPPGTEHRHFDLDQELSHILAES from the coding sequence ATGAACACCACGGTCAGCTGCGAGCTGCACCTGCGCCTCGTTGTGTCGAGCGAGTCCTCCCTGCCTGTGCCCGCAGGCCTGCGGTACGACACGGCCGACCCCTACGCCGTGCACGCCACCTTCCACACCGGAGCCGAGGAGACCGTCGAGTGGGTGTTCGCCCGCGACCTCCTCGCCGAGGGGCTTCACCGGCCCACCGGCACCGGCGACGTCCGCGTCTGGCCATCCCGCAGTCATGGTCAGGGCGTCGTGTGCATCGCCCTCAGCTCCCCGGAGGGGGAGGCGCTGCTCGAGGCCCCGGCGCGGGCCCTGGAGTCCTTCCTGAAGCGAACCGACGCCGCCGTGCCGCCCGGCACGGAACACCGGCACTTCGACCTGGATCAGGAGCTCTCGCACATCCTGGCGGAGAGCTAG
- a CDS encoding DUF4365 domain-containing protein translates to MAIAQPERGGLLPGRPGTHRGTLATTACMETLQIGYLHAVAAAAGCSLSQPFPDNGIDWHISHSAPGHTVDDEVTIKVQLKATYQIAPNPPTRLPPPPTDGAAPPPQKSRRSFSFTLDNDHLRKLARTPVSVHKILVVMLVPRSQDDWLRAGHDRLDLRHCCYWTNLAGHPVTGRHRTTVRIPTSRIFDDQALCEIMTRVGTGGRP, encoded by the coding sequence ATGGCCATAGCGCAGCCCGAGCGGGGCGGGCTGCTGCCCGGACGTCCGGGCACCCATCGCGGCACGCTCGCCACCACCGCCTGCATGGAGACACTGCAGATCGGCTATCTCCACGCGGTCGCCGCCGCGGCCGGCTGCTCGCTGTCCCAGCCCTTTCCGGACAACGGCATCGACTGGCACATCAGCCACAGCGCGCCCGGACACACCGTCGACGACGAGGTCACCATCAAGGTGCAGCTGAAGGCCACCTACCAGATCGCGCCCAACCCGCCCACCCGTCTCCCACCACCCCCGACGGACGGTGCCGCGCCCCCGCCCCAGAAGTCACGGCGCTCCTTCTCCTTCACCCTCGACAACGACCACCTGCGCAAGCTCGCCCGCACCCCCGTCTCGGTGCACAAGATCCTGGTCGTCATGCTCGTACCGCGCTCCCAGGACGACTGGCTGCGCGCCGGCCACGACCGGCTCGACCTGAGGCACTGCTGCTACTGGACCAACCTCGCCGGCCACCCCGTCACCGGCCGGCACCGGACCACCGTGCGGATACCGACCTCGCGCATCTTCGACGACCAGGCCCTCTGCGAGATCATGACGCGGGTCGGGACGGGAGGCAGACCATGA
- a CDS encoding alpha/beta fold hydrolase, whose translation MPPPATPNPAHGLTADRATPATSDDLDPTHHLLPTPAGRTHVVQQGHGPLVLLLHGFPESWYAWRYQMPVLAAAGHRVVAIDVRGYGRSSKPASVAGYRMLDLVADNVAVVEALGERSAVVVGHDWGASIAAVSALSRPDVFRAVALLSVPYTPPGGPRPSEVFAAMAGEGSGGEFYVSYFQQPGRAESEIEPDVRGWLAGFYAALSADTMPAPGAPDPHFVGVGGTLRERFPAGVLPSWLGERDLDAYAGEFERTGMTGALNRYRNMDRDWADLAGYAGAPITQPSLFVGGARDASLAWLADAVKAFPDTLPGLRGSHVLDGCGHFVQQERPEETNRILLDWLASLPG comes from the coding sequence ATGCCACCCCCCGCCACCCCGAACCCCGCCCACGGCCTCACCGCCGACCGCGCCACCCCCGCCACCTCCGACGACCTTGACCCCACCCACCACCTCCTCCCCACCCCAGCCGGCCGAACCCACGTCGTTCAGCAGGGCCACGGCCCCCTCGTGCTGCTTCTGCACGGGTTCCCGGAGTCCTGGTACGCCTGGCGGTACCAGATGCCGGTGCTGGCGGCCGCCGGTCACCGCGTGGTGGCGATCGACGTGCGGGGCTACGGCAGGTCGTCGAAACCGGCGTCCGTGGCGGGGTACCGGATGCTCGACCTGGTCGCGGACAACGTCGCCGTGGTGGAGGCGCTGGGCGAGCGTTCCGCGGTGGTCGTCGGGCACGACTGGGGCGCGAGCATCGCCGCCGTCTCCGCCCTGAGCAGGCCGGACGTGTTCCGGGCGGTGGCGCTGCTGAGCGTGCCGTACACCCCGCCCGGGGGCCCGCGGCCCAGCGAGGTCTTCGCGGCGATGGCCGGGGAGGGCTCCGGTGGGGAGTTCTACGTCTCGTACTTCCAGCAGCCGGGCCGGGCGGAGTCCGAGATCGAACCGGACGTGCGCGGCTGGCTCGCCGGCTTCTACGCGGCCCTGTCCGCAGACACCATGCCCGCGCCGGGCGCCCCCGACCCGCACTTCGTCGGCGTCGGCGGCACGCTGCGTGAACGTTTCCCCGCCGGTGTCCTGCCGTCCTGGCTGGGGGAGCGCGACCTCGACGCCTACGCCGGGGAGTTCGAGCGGACCGGGATGACGGGAGCCCTGAACCGGTACCGGAACATGGACCGGGACTGGGCGGATCTGGCCGGGTACGCGGGTGCCCCGATCACGCAGCCGTCGCTGTTCGTCGGGGGTGCGCGCGACGCCTCCCTCGCCTGGCTGGCCGACGCCGTCAAGGCCTTTCCGGACACCCTGCCGGGCCTGCGCGGCTCGCACGTCCTGGACGGTTGCGGGCACTTCGTCCAGCAGGAACGCCCGGAGGAGACGAATCGGATCCTGCTCGACTGGCTGGCGTCGCTGCCGGGTTGA
- a CDS encoding SRPBCC family protein, which produces MDWNHYRFRSLWPLPAPPADVYAALERAEDYPRWWPQVRAVTRRDDGTGVITIRSALPYSLTSTVRETRRDPAAGVLEVTLSGDLDGWARWTVAAGGPGTLARYDQDVRVCKPLLRRLAVPGRPLFRLNHRLMMRAGRRGLLRRLEAV; this is translated from the coding sequence ATGGACTGGAACCACTACCGCTTCCGCAGCCTGTGGCCCCTGCCCGCCCCGCCCGCCGACGTCTACGCGGCGCTGGAGCGGGCCGAGGACTACCCCCGCTGGTGGCCGCAGGTACGGGCGGTGACCCGCCGGGACGACGGCACCGGCGTGATCACGATCCGGTCCGCGCTGCCGTACAGCCTCACCTCCACCGTGCGGGAGACCCGCCGGGACCCGGCCGCCGGCGTTCTCGAGGTCACCCTGTCCGGCGACCTCGACGGCTGGGCCCGCTGGACGGTCGCCGCCGGCGGCCCCGGCACACTCGCCCGGTACGACCAGGACGTGCGCGTGTGCAAGCCCCTGCTCAGGCGGCTCGCCGTACCCGGGCGGCCGCTCTTCCGCCTCAACCACCGCCTGATGATGCGGGCGGGCCGGCGCGGACTGCTGCGCCGGCTGGAAGCGGTTTGA
- the thrS gene encoding threonine--tRNA ligase, with protein MSDVRVIIQRDSEREERVVTTGTTAADLFAGERSIIAARVGGELKDLAYELAEGDEVAGVEISSEDGLNILRHSTAHVMAQAVQELFPEAKLGIGPPVKDGFYYDFDVEKPFTPEDLKAIEKKMQEIQKRGQRFARRAVTDEAAREELAGEPYKLELIGLKGSASSDDGADVEVGAGELTIYDNLDAKTGELCWKDLCRGPHLPSTRLIPAFKLMRNAAAYWRGSEKNPMLQRIYGTAWPSKDELKAYLDFLAEAEKRDHRKLGSELDLFSIPEQIGSGLAVFHPKGGIVRRVMEDYSRRRHEEEGYEFVYTPHATKGKLFETSGHLDWYAEGMYPPMQLDEGVDYYLKPMNCPMHNLIFDARGRSYRELPLRLFEFGTVYRYEKSGVVHGLTRARGFTQDDAHIYCTREQMSDELDKTLTFVLNLLRDYGLTDFYLELSTKDPEKFVGSDEVWEEATETLRQVAEKQGLPLVPDPGGAAFYGPKISVQAKDAIGRTWQMSTIQLDFNLPERFNLEYTGPDGSKQRPVMIHRALFGSIERFFAVLLEHYAGAFPAWLAPVQAIGIPIGDAHVEYLEKFAAAAKKQGLRVEVDSSSDRMQKKIRNAQKQKVPFMVIAGDEDMSNGSVSFRYRDGSQENGIPFDEAIAKIAKVVEERTQV; from the coding sequence GTGTCAGACGTCCGTGTGATCATCCAACGCGATTCCGAGCGGGAAGAACGCGTGGTGACGACGGGCACTACGGCCGCCGACCTCTTCGCGGGCGAGCGCTCGATCATCGCCGCGCGCGTGGGCGGCGAGTTGAAGGACCTGGCGTACGAGCTGGCCGAGGGCGACGAGGTCGCGGGCGTCGAGATCTCGTCCGAGGACGGTCTGAACATCCTGCGCCACTCCACCGCGCACGTCATGGCACAGGCCGTGCAGGAGCTGTTCCCCGAGGCCAAGCTGGGCATCGGCCCGCCCGTCAAGGACGGCTTCTACTACGACTTCGACGTCGAGAAGCCGTTCACGCCCGAGGATCTCAAGGCCATCGAGAAGAAGATGCAGGAGATCCAGAAGCGCGGGCAGAGGTTCGCCCGCCGCGCCGTCACCGACGAGGCCGCCCGCGAGGAGCTGGCGGGCGAGCCGTACAAGCTGGAGCTGATCGGCCTCAAGGGCTCCGCCTCCAGCGACGACGGCGCGGACGTCGAGGTCGGCGCCGGCGAGCTGACGATCTACGACAACCTGGACGCCAAGACCGGCGAGCTGTGCTGGAAGGACCTCTGCCGCGGTCCGCACCTGCCCTCCACCCGCCTCATCCCGGCGTTCAAGCTGATGCGCAACGCGGCCGCCTACTGGCGCGGCAGCGAGAAGAACCCGATGCTCCAGCGCATCTACGGCACCGCCTGGCCGTCCAAGGACGAGCTGAAGGCGTACCTGGACTTCCTCGCCGAGGCCGAGAAGCGCGACCACCGCAAGCTGGGCTCCGAGCTGGACCTGTTCTCCATTCCCGAGCAGATCGGTTCCGGCCTGGCCGTCTTCCACCCCAAGGGCGGCATCGTCCGCCGGGTGATGGAGGACTACTCGCGCCGCCGGCACGAGGAAGAGGGCTACGAGTTCGTCTACACCCCGCACGCGACGAAGGGGAAGCTCTTCGAGACGTCCGGGCACCTGGACTGGTACGCCGAGGGCATGTACCCGCCCATGCAGCTCGACGAGGGCGTGGACTACTACCTCAAGCCCATGAACTGCCCGATGCACAACCTGATCTTCGATGCGCGCGGCCGCTCCTACCGCGAACTGCCGCTGCGGCTCTTCGAGTTCGGGACCGTGTACCGGTACGAGAAGTCGGGCGTCGTGCACGGCCTGACCCGCGCCCGCGGCTTCACCCAGGACGACGCGCACATCTACTGCACCCGTGAGCAGATGTCCGACGAGCTGGACAAGACGCTCACCTTCGTGCTGAACCTGCTGCGGGACTACGGCCTGACCGACTTCTACCTGGAGCTGTCGACCAAGGACCCGGAGAAGTTCGTCGGCTCCGACGAGGTCTGGGAGGAGGCGACCGAGACCCTGCGCCAGGTCGCCGAGAAGCAGGGCCTGCCCCTCGTGCCCGACCCGGGCGGCGCCGCCTTCTACGGCCCGAAGATCTCCGTCCAGGCCAAGGACGCGATCGGCCGGACCTGGCAGATGTCGACCATCCAGCTCGACTTCAACCTGCCCGAGCGGTTCAACCTGGAGTACACCGGCCCGGACGGCTCCAAGCAGCGCCCGGTCATGATCCACCGCGCGCTGTTCGGCTCCATCGAGCGGTTCTTCGCCGTCCTCCTGGAGCACTACGCGGGCGCCTTCCCGGCGTGGCTGGCCCCGGTCCAGGCGATCGGCATCCCGATCGGCGACGCGCACGTGGAGTACCTGGAGAAGTTCGCCGCTGCGGCCAAGAAGCAGGGCCTGCGCGTCGAGGTGGACTCCTCCTCGGACCGCATGCAGAAGAAGATCCGCAACGCTCAGAAGCAGAAGGTCCCCTTCATGGTCATCGCGGGCGACGAGGACATGTCGAACGGCTCGGTGTCCTTCCGCTACCGCGACGGCTCCCAGGAGAACGGCATCCCGTTCGACGAGGCCATCGCGAAGATCGCGAAGGTCGTGGAGGAGCGGACCCAGGTCTGA
- a CDS encoding DsbA family protein has translation MSDTSSARTDALVLDVWCELQCPDCRTALDDVRALRARYGDRLDLRLRHFPLEKHKHAFAAAQAAEEALEQGKGWPYVEAVLERVEELDRDGESFLVSVARELGLDAEEFDTALIDGRHILIVDADQAEGKAIGVTGTPTYVIGGERLDGGKSQEGLRARIEEIADRLLAGRDGQEA, from the coding sequence ATGAGCGACACCTCCTCCGCACGCACCGATGCCCTCGTCCTCGACGTCTGGTGCGAACTGCAGTGCCCCGACTGCCGCACCGCCCTGGACGACGTCCGCGCCCTGCGCGCCCGCTACGGCGACCGGCTCGACCTGCGGCTGCGGCACTTCCCGCTGGAGAAGCACAAGCACGCCTTCGCCGCCGCGCAGGCCGCCGAGGAGGCGCTGGAGCAGGGCAAGGGCTGGCCGTACGTGGAGGCCGTGCTGGAGCGGGTCGAGGAGCTGGACCGGGACGGCGAGTCCTTCCTGGTCAGCGTGGCCCGCGAACTGGGCCTCGACGCCGAGGAGTTCGACACCGCGCTGATCGACGGCCGGCACATCCTGATCGTGGACGCCGACCAGGCCGAGGGCAAGGCGATCGGGGTGACCGGCACCCCGACGTACGTCATCGGCGGCGAACGCCTCGACGGCGGCAAGAGCCAGGAGGGGCTGCGCGCACGCATCGAGGAGATCGCGGACCGGCTGCTGGCCGGCCGGGACGGCCAGGAGGCCTGA
- a CDS encoding TIGR02611 family protein, with protein MNTGSDEPGEVAVAADKARTDRPGAGQETERGLGSRAPEFIKSRRILHLSWQVGVFVVGLAVVGAGIVMLPLPGPGWVVIFGGMAIWATEFVWAQLVLRWTKRKVTEAAQRALDPKVRRRNITLTVVGLVIMGVLAGIYLWKFGFVMPWKIKDQ; from the coding sequence ATGAATACGGGGAGTGACGAACCGGGCGAGGTCGCCGTGGCAGCTGACAAGGCGAGGACGGACCGGCCCGGGGCCGGCCAGGAGACCGAGCGCGGGCTGGGCTCACGGGCGCCGGAATTCATCAAGTCCCGCCGGATCCTGCACCTCAGCTGGCAGGTCGGGGTCTTCGTGGTCGGCCTCGCGGTGGTCGGCGCGGGCATCGTCATGCTGCCCCTGCCCGGACCGGGCTGGGTGGTGATCTTCGGCGGCATGGCGATCTGGGCGACCGAGTTCGTCTGGGCCCAGCTGGTGCTCCGCTGGACCAAACGCAAGGTCACCGAGGCGGCCCAGCGGGCCCTCGACCCCAAGGTGCGCCGCCGCAACATCACCCTGACCGTCGTCGGGCTGGTGATCATGGGAGTGCTCGCCGGGATCTACCTGTGGAAGTTCGGCTTCGTCATGCCCTGGAAGATCAAGGATCAGTGA